A single window of Caldicellulosiruptor bescii DSM 6725 DNA harbors:
- a CDS encoding YesL family protein: protein MAGFFGFFDYTKPGPGVPENQPPKSKFIVFFEVLARKFWKLCWLNILYFLVSLPILVLLYLIIANYLAPIIQSATKGAGNVKDVQSLQGFLMTAFGLTLLSGFMVFGIGPTTAGFTYIVRNFAREEHAWVTSDFFEHTKKNFKEGIISFIVDLLILWVFSVAIRFYSIQSLKYPSVGIIKYFLVFTLFVYFMMHIYIYPMMVTYNLKVRHIYKNAFIFTILKLPHTIGMFLLLVTVWLIPFLLLFATRFLLVLFLYPLIWVSIIGLAQNFYTNYIFGIYLNPQKENEEQLESQENAELSSDKDDDSNNKDSV, encoded by the coding sequence GTGGCAGGATTTTTTGGATTTTTTGACTATACAAAGCCTGGTCCGGGTGTGCCGGAAAACCAGCCTCCAAAATCAAAGTTTATAGTGTTTTTTGAAGTGCTTGCAAGGAAATTCTGGAAACTGTGCTGGTTAAATATATTATACTTTCTTGTTTCATTACCAATATTAGTATTGCTCTATCTTATTATTGCCAATTATTTAGCTCCTATTATACAGTCTGCAACTAAAGGAGCTGGAAATGTAAAAGATGTTCAGTCGCTACAAGGTTTTTTGATGACAGCTTTTGGTTTGACACTTTTAAGTGGATTTATGGTGTTTGGTATAGGGCCAACAACTGCAGGTTTTACGTATATTGTGAGAAACTTTGCAAGAGAAGAACATGCATGGGTTACAAGTGATTTTTTTGAGCATACAAAAAAGAATTTCAAAGAAGGAATAATTAGTTTTATTGTAGACTTGTTAATATTATGGGTATTTTCGGTAGCTATACGATTTTACTCAATTCAAAGTCTTAAATATCCCAGTGTTGGAATTATAAAGTATTTTTTAGTATTCACACTTTTTGTCTATTTCATGATGCACATATATATCTACCCTATGATGGTAACATACAACCTGAAAGTGAGACACATTTATAAAAATGCTTTTATATTCACCATTTTAAAACTTCCTCATACTATTGGAATGTTTTTGTTATTAGTAACAGTATGGCTAATTCCTTTCCTACTTTTATTTGCTACACGATTTTTACTTGTGCTTTTTCTTTATCCCTTAATATGGGTGAGCATAATTGGGCTTGCCCAAAATTTCTACACAAACTATATCTTTGGAATATATCTCAATCCCCAAAAGGAAAATGAAGAGCAGCTCGAAAGTCAAGAAAATGCTGAACTTTCTTCCGACAAAGATGATGACAGCAACAACAAAGATAGTGTATAA
- a CDS encoding LCP family protein translates to MEKARKKKIMISIIASILIICIAVCGYIYKVFVIDAKHIERVFTKKSQVSKNSSLKYPFDDNSVNILIVGLDKASNRTVYDMHRTDTILFININFKDKKVKGISIPRDTLTQIYKVEKWDKINSAFGYGGGEKKEGFIYTMETVSKLLGGMPVDYYVGFDLDAIRKVVNILGGVYVNVEVPVRVKTKWVDIDLKPGYQKLNGIETLYYALWRKTPGGDIDRIRRDKELILSVFQQLKESNKIIKLPEIYWKIRKHFFTNLSLQQITSLAYFAQSINKEDMVFESIPGTYFNYAGVSYWKPDYEGIKKLVKDLLGYDIEIDLQLPERFKYVPRIVKHKNTNSSKKTINQNLQTTNQENQKKTEEQTQQSSSIDNSLPAQNSENPSTGDTTAKVQQSSQVLEGQQTLPPTNSQRSLYENQDQNSSVQSGFSSSAASDVNSDVYSQGR, encoded by the coding sequence ATGGAAAAAGCAAGGAAAAAAAAGATTATGATTTCAATTATAGCTTCGATTTTGATTATATGCATAGCTGTGTGTGGGTATATTTACAAAGTTTTTGTTATTGATGCAAAACATATTGAGAGGGTTTTTACGAAAAAATCACAGGTGTCAAAAAACTCTTCTTTAAAATATCCTTTTGACGACAATAGTGTAAATATTTTGATTGTTGGACTTGACAAGGCAAGCAACAGGACAGTGTACGATATGCACAGAACAGACACAATTCTGTTTATAAACATTAATTTCAAAGATAAAAAAGTTAAAGGAATTTCTATTCCAAGAGATACACTTACACAAATATACAAAGTTGAAAAATGGGATAAGATTAACAGTGCATTTGGTTATGGAGGAGGAGAAAAAAAAGAAGGTTTTATATATACAATGGAAACTGTGAGTAAGCTCTTGGGTGGGATGCCGGTAGATTATTATGTCGGATTTGACCTTGATGCTATAAGAAAAGTTGTAAACATATTGGGAGGTGTTTATGTCAATGTTGAAGTGCCAGTGAGGGTAAAGACAAAGTGGGTGGACATTGATTTAAAACCGGGGTATCAAAAACTGAATGGCATAGAAACTCTTTATTATGCTCTTTGGAGAAAAACTCCAGGTGGTGACATTGACAGAATAAGAAGAGACAAAGAATTAATTCTTTCGGTTTTCCAACAGCTGAAAGAGAGTAATAAGATAATAAAATTGCCAGAAATATATTGGAAGATAAGAAAACACTTTTTTACTAATCTTTCTCTTCAACAGATAACATCGCTTGCTTATTTTGCCCAGAGCATAAATAAAGAAGACATGGTATTTGAGAGTATTCCTGGCACTTATTTTAACTATGCGGGAGTGAGCTACTGGAAACCAGATTATGAAGGGATAAAAAAGCTTGTAAAGGACCTACTTGGCTATGACATTGAAATAGACCTTCAGCTTCCTGAAAGGTTTAAATATGTACCACGGATTGTAAAACATAAAAATACTAATTCTTCCAAGAAAACTATAAATCAAAATTTACAGACTACCAACCAAGAAAACCAGAAAAAAACAGAAGAACAAACTCAACAAAGTAGTTCAATTGATAATTCCTTGCCCGCACAAAATTCAGAAAATCCTTCAACTGGGGATACTACTGCTAAGGTTCAGCAATCTTCGCAAGTACTGGAAGGTCAGCAAACTTTGCCACCCACAAATAGTCAACGAAGCTTGTACGAAAATCAAGATCAGAATTCTTCAGTCCAAAGTGGTTTTTCATCGTCTGCAGCCTCAGATGTAAACAGCGATGTTTATAGTCAGGGCAGATAG
- a CDS encoding glycosyltransferase family 4 protein has protein sequence MKKVLVLSSAHPWDDERVFSKITKSLSKKYETALCAVAEKQFFEVDRIKIFGLPKLPRSKRYKNYLKIIRIIKEFKPDIIHFHDPDLLVLSLYFKFFLKKKVIYDVHEDYPLAFRDRKYFPEPFTMLFSILFNLAEKTISRLLDGVVTVTEDIYLKFNCKNKEVIKNYPVAETFLEEKDGTVDGTLNLIYIGSVSQSRGITNLILAVKSLHELDIRLDIVGPAENQKYFEEIKKYEDERIRIWGRVPKKDIPGILKGSHVGFVTLLPLSRYKTSLPLKLFEYMAAKVAVVASNFELWRKIIEEADCGVLVDPTDIQDVKNAILFFYNNRDQIIKKGLNGYKAFIEKYNWAKEEEKLFQFYERIIGY, from the coding sequence TTGAAAAAGGTGCTGGTTTTGTCATCTGCTCATCCATGGGATGATGAAAGAGTGTTTAGCAAAATAACAAAGAGTCTTTCGAAAAAGTATGAAACAGCCCTATGTGCTGTTGCAGAAAAGCAATTTTTTGAAGTGGACCGAATAAAGATTTTCGGGCTTCCCAAATTGCCACGCTCAAAGAGATATAAAAATTATTTAAAAATCATAAGGATAATTAAGGAATTTAAACCTGACATCATTCACTTTCATGACCCTGACCTTTTGGTTTTATCCTTGTACTTTAAGTTTTTCTTAAAGAAAAAAGTGATATACGACGTGCATGAGGACTATCCTTTAGCTTTTAGAGACAGGAAGTATTTTCCAGAGCCGTTTACCATGTTGTTTTCAATACTTTTTAATCTGGCCGAAAAAACTATAAGCAGACTTTTAGACGGTGTTGTGACTGTTACAGAAGACATATATTTAAAATTTAATTGCAAGAACAAGGAGGTTATCAAAAATTATCCTGTTGCTGAGACATTTTTGGAAGAAAAAGATGGCACTGTTGATGGAACCTTAAACCTTATATATATAGGAAGCGTTTCGCAGAGCAGAGGGATAACAAACTTGATTTTAGCAGTGAAAAGTTTGCACGAACTTGACATTAGATTAGACATTGTTGGTCCTGCTGAAAATCAAAAATACTTTGAAGAGATAAAGAAATACGAAGATGAAAGAATAAGGATATGGGGAAGAGTGCCTAAAAAAGATATTCCAGGAATTCTAAAAGGTTCTCATGTTGGGTTTGTGACTCTTTTGCCTCTTTCGCGGTATAAAACTTCACTTCCTTTGAAACTTTTTGAATATATGGCTGCAAAGGTAGCTGTGGTTGCTTCGAACTTTGAACTTTGGAGGAAAATAATAGAAGAAGCTGACTGTGGTGTTTTAGTTGACCCTACAGATATTCAGGATGTCAAAAATGCTATATTATTTTTTTACAACAACAGAGACCAAATAATAAAGAAAGGATTAAATGGTTACAAGGCGTTTATAGAAAAGTACAACTGGGCAAAGGAAGAGGAAAAGCTTTTTCAATTTTATGAAAGAATTATAGGGTATTGA
- a CDS encoding argininosuccinate synthase has translation MKLNKVVLAYSGGLDTSVIIPWLKENFDCEVIAVVVDVGQEDDFDAIKEKAYKTGASKVYIEDAKEEFVNEYIFPTLKAGAIYEGKYLLGTSMARPLIAKKLVNIAKKENADAIAHGATGKGNDQVRFEVTIKALMPQIKIIAPWRIWNLKSREDELNYLTQKGIDIPFKKEESYSMDGNIWHLSHEGLDLEDPWNMPDFDKVLKITKNPLKLADLPETVEIEFEKGIPVKVNGQQMGGVELLKTLNKIGSNHGIGIADIVENRLVGMKSRGVYETPGGTILYYAHRELEYLCLDRATLHFKDMVAIRFAELVYDGLWFSPLREALSAFVDKTQEVVNGTVRLVLYRGNIYSAGSKSPNSLYIKDLATFEEDQMYNQKDAEGFINLFGLPLKVFGMVNRKEDE, from the coding sequence ATGAAACTGAACAAAGTTGTCTTGGCATATTCAGGTGGACTTGATACCTCTGTAATCATTCCCTGGCTTAAAGAAAACTTTGACTGTGAAGTAATTGCGGTGGTTGTTGATGTTGGACAGGAAGATGACTTTGACGCCATAAAAGAAAAAGCTTACAAGACAGGTGCTTCAAAGGTTTACATTGAAGATGCAAAAGAAGAGTTTGTGAATGAATATATATTCCCCACTTTAAAAGCTGGAGCTATTTATGAGGGAAAATATCTGCTTGGAACATCAATGGCAAGACCTTTAATCGCTAAAAAACTGGTCAATATTGCAAAAAAAGAAAACGCTGATGCAATAGCACATGGGGCAACTGGAAAAGGAAACGATCAGGTAAGATTTGAAGTGACAATTAAAGCGCTTATGCCACAAATAAAGATAATAGCTCCATGGCGAATTTGGAATTTAAAATCGCGCGAGGATGAGCTCAATTATCTTACCCAAAAAGGAATTGATATTCCTTTTAAAAAAGAAGAAAGTTACAGCATGGACGGGAACATATGGCATCTTTCTCATGAAGGGCTTGACTTAGAAGACCCATGGAACATGCCTGACTTTGATAAGGTACTAAAGATTACAAAAAATCCCCTTAAACTTGCTGATTTACCAGAGACTGTGGAGATTGAATTTGAAAAAGGAATACCTGTGAAAGTAAATGGTCAGCAAATGGGTGGAGTTGAACTTTTGAAAACTTTGAACAAAATAGGATCAAATCATGGAATTGGTATTGCGGACATAGTTGAAAACAGGCTTGTTGGAATGAAATCGCGCGGCGTGTATGAAACCCCTGGTGGAACAATTCTTTATTATGCTCACAGGGAATTGGAATATCTCTGCCTTGACAGAGCTACTTTACACTTTAAAGACATGGTTGCAATTAGATTTGCTGAACTTGTTTATGATGGGCTTTGGTTTTCACCGTTAAGAGAAGCACTTTCAGCATTTGTCGACAAAACCCAAGAGGTTGTAAATGGCACAGTAAGGTTGGTACTATATAGAGGTAATATCTACTCTGCTGGTTCAAAATCACCAAATTCGCTATATATCAAAGACCTTGCAACCTTTGAAGAAGACCAGATGTACAATCAAAAGGATGCGGAAGGATTTATAAACCTGTTTGGCTTGCCTTTGAAGGTATTTGGAATGGTGAACAGAAAGGAGGATGAGTAA
- the yqeK gene encoding bis(5'-nucleosyl)-tetraphosphatase (symmetrical) YqeK gives MKIEQIKDKLKELLDEKRYVHSIGTMECAVKLAERFDEDAQKAMIAGLVHDVAKCLDRQQLLNCALKSGIVIDNIMRSQIELLHGPAGSYLARKLFGIEDVDILNAIAYHTTGRENMSKLEKIIYVADLIEPSRQFEHVERLREKSFENLEKAVVMAMDNTLKYVIDRGGLIHPNTIYARNWLILRESGEVK, from the coding sequence GTGAAAATTGAACAGATTAAAGATAAATTAAAAGAACTTTTGGATGAGAAAAGGTATGTGCATTCGATTGGAACAATGGAGTGTGCAGTAAAGCTTGCTGAAAGGTTTGATGAAGATGCGCAAAAAGCAATGATTGCAGGTCTTGTTCATGATGTTGCAAAGTGCCTTGATAGGCAGCAGTTGTTGAATTGTGCGTTGAAATCTGGTATAGTTATAGATAACATTATGCGAAGTCAAATAGAGCTTTTGCACGGTCCTGCTGGAAGTTATTTAGCAAGAAAGCTCTTTGGAATAGAAGATGTTGACATCTTAAATGCTATTGCATATCATACAACGGGAAGAGAAAATATGTCAAAGTTAGAAAAGATAATATATGTGGCAGATTTGATTGAGCCTTCAAGACAATTCGAACATGTAGAGAGGCTCAGAGAAAAATCGTTTGAAAATTTAGAAAAAGCAGTTGTAATGGCTATGGATAATACTTTAAAGTATGTAATCGACCGTGGTGGATTAATACATCCCAATACTATTTATGCAAGAAATTGGCTTATATTACGAGAAAGCGGGGAAGTAAAGTGA
- the argH gene encoding argininosuccinate lyase produces MKLWEGRFSKSTAQIFDLFNASIMTDIKLFEYDILGSVAHVKMLAKCNIIREDEAKLIIDSLYQILEDFKLGKIVFGISDEDVHMLIEKELIKRIGEVGKKVHTARSRNDQVALDERLFCREKNLYLQELIKTLINTITTLAEENIDVIMPGFTHLQKAQPILFSHYILAYAQMLKRDLLRLRHNYSMTNSSPLGSAALAGTTFEIDRFFVASELGFESVTENSVDTVSDRDFILEMLFSLAMIQMHLSRLAEDFIIFNTDEFKFIELDDSFCSGSSIMPQKKNPDALELIRGKTGRVYADLIGLLTVLKGLPLSYNKDLQEDKEFLFDSIETVEMSLIVINEILKTLKIDKENMVNSCKSGFINATDLADYLVTKGVPFRDAHFIVGNIVKYCIESDKTLEDLSLEEYKRFCEKIQEDVYQFIKIETCVNRRKSYGGTSLESVRKQIDNLKEFLNKLK; encoded by the coding sequence CTGAAACTCTGGGAAGGCAGGTTCTCAAAATCTACAGCGCAGATTTTTGACCTTTTTAATGCTTCTATTATGACTGATATAAAACTCTTTGAATACGACATTCTTGGATCTGTTGCACATGTTAAAATGCTTGCAAAGTGCAATATTATCCGTGAGGATGAGGCAAAACTTATCATAGATAGTCTCTATCAAATATTAGAAGACTTTAAATTGGGTAAAATTGTATTTGGAATTTCTGATGAAGATGTACACATGCTGATTGAAAAAGAGCTCATTAAAAGAATAGGAGAGGTTGGCAAAAAAGTCCATACAGCCAGAAGCAGAAATGATCAAGTTGCTCTTGATGAAAGATTATTTTGTCGTGAAAAGAATTTGTATCTTCAAGAACTAATAAAAACGCTAATAAATACCATCACAACCTTAGCTGAAGAAAATATCGATGTAATTATGCCAGGGTTTACTCATCTGCAAAAGGCCCAGCCTATACTTTTTTCTCATTATATTCTTGCATATGCTCAAATGCTAAAAAGAGATTTGTTAAGACTTAGACACAACTACAGTATGACAAATTCCAGCCCGCTTGGCAGCGCTGCTTTGGCAGGAACCACATTTGAAATAGACAGATTTTTTGTAGCAAGTGAACTCGGTTTTGAAAGTGTTACAGAAAACAGTGTCGACACTGTCTCTGACAGGGATTTTATACTTGAAATGTTATTTTCACTTGCCATGATTCAGATGCATTTGTCACGACTTGCGGAAGATTTTATTATTTTTAATACTGATGAATTTAAATTTATTGAACTTGACGATAGTTTCTGTTCAGGCAGTAGTATTATGCCTCAAAAGAAAAATCCTGACGCTTTAGAGTTAATACGTGGTAAAACAGGAAGAGTATATGCAGACTTAATTGGACTTTTAACAGTACTAAAGGGTTTACCTCTTTCATACAACAAAGATTTGCAGGAAGACAAAGAATTCTTATTTGATTCAATTGAAACAGTAGAAATGAGTTTAATAGTAATAAATGAAATACTTAAAACTCTTAAAATTGACAAAGAAAATATGGTTAATTCCTGTAAATCTGGATTTATCAATGCAACAGACCTTGCAGATTACTTGGTGACAAAAGGAGTACCTTTTAGAGATGCCCACTTTATTGTAGGAAACATTGTAAAGTACTGTATTGAAAGCGACAAAACATTGGAAGATTTATCGTTAGAGGAATATAAAAGATTTTGTGAGAAGATTCAAGAGGATGTATATCAATTTATAAAGATTGAAACCTGTGTAAACCGCAGAAAAAGCTATGGCGGAACTTCGCTGGAGAGTGTAAGAAAACAAATTGATAATCTAAAGGAATTTTTGAATAAGTTAAAATGA
- a CDS encoding CarD family transcriptional regulator, producing MYKVGDTIIHPLHGAGRIVEIVEEKVFDSVQKYYVVKILYNGMKVLVPVKSASEIGIRNVISEEEANRVFELLKDNSFKVDINGCGNYNKRIRENQQKLKSGNIYCVVEVLKMLAMREKVKGLSTNEKMMFNTAKQILVSELGLAKGLAIEEVERMVDNILFELETAE from the coding sequence ATGTATAAGGTGGGAGATACTATAATACACCCTTTGCATGGAGCAGGCAGGATAGTTGAGATAGTTGAGGAGAAGGTTTTCGATAGTGTTCAGAAGTATTATGTGGTAAAGATATTGTACAATGGAATGAAGGTACTAGTTCCTGTCAAAAGCGCGTCAGAGATTGGTATTCGTAACGTGATATCTGAAGAGGAAGCAAACAGAGTATTTGAGCTTTTGAAAGATAACAGTTTTAAGGTTGACATAAATGGCTGCGGAAATTATAACAAGCGAATAAGAGAAAATCAGCAAAAGCTAAAGAGCGGGAATATTTACTGTGTAGTAGAAGTTTTAAAGATGCTTGCAATGAGAGAAAAAGTAAAAGGACTTTCGACAAATGAAAAGATGATGTTCAACACAGCAAAACAGATTTTAGTAAGTGAGCTTGGGCTTGCGAAAGGTCTTGCCATTGAAGAAGTCGAGAGGATGGTTGATAACATTTTATTTGAGCTTGAGACGGCAGAGTAA
- a CDS encoding 50S ribosomal protein L25/general stress protein Ctc: MEPVLVYNRRDIFTKSNLNKLRKEGYIPAVAYGDDIKSLPGYVSKKEFEKLYHQKGLAGKIKISIDGKERTALIKEVQTHYTKGNIIHVDFQILSENKPIYVEVPIIFENAEILKSRGLVLQRQMDTVEIEGLPKDIPEHLVIDLMAYEKPTAIKLKDIKLPEGIKITEDLDEVVAVIDVSEITEEPEVEEKKEETSSNA; this comes from the coding sequence ATGGAACCAGTACTTGTCTACAACAGAAGGGACATATTTACAAAGAGCAATTTAAACAAACTCAGAAAAGAAGGTTATATCCCTGCTGTTGCATATGGTGATGACATAAAGAGCCTTCCTGGTTATGTTTCTAAAAAGGAGTTTGAAAAATTATATCATCAAAAAGGTTTGGCTGGTAAGATAAAGATTTCAATTGATGGAAAAGAGAGAACTGCTCTTATAAAAGAGGTTCAGACACATTATACAAAAGGGAATATAATTCATGTGGATTTTCAAATACTTTCTGAAAACAAGCCTATCTATGTTGAGGTGCCAATTATATTTGAGAACGCAGAGATTTTGAAATCAAGAGGACTTGTGCTTCAAAGACAGATGGACACAGTTGAAATAGAAGGTCTTCCTAAGGATATTCCGGAGCATTTGGTAATTGACTTGATGGCCTATGAAAAGCCTACAGCTATAAAGCTTAAAGACATAAAACTTCCAGAGGGAATCAAAATAACAGAAGATTTAGATGAGGTTGTTGCAGTAATTGATGTAAGCGAGATTACAGAAGAGCCAGAGGTAGAGGAGAAGAAGGAAGAGACTTCTTCAAATGCATAG
- the rsfS gene encoding ribosome silencing factor codes for MEQKIYEIVKLLSDKKAQDIVVLDISKLTIIADYFIICSASNVQHVKAIVDEIEEKEPMHILRIEGKESFRWVVIDFGDIILHIFHEKEREFYNLERLWIDAQKVEIAAL; via the coding sequence TTGGAACAAAAAATATATGAGATTGTAAAACTTCTATCTGATAAAAAAGCTCAGGATATAGTGGTTTTGGACATTTCAAAGCTAACAATAATAGCTGACTATTTTATTATATGCAGTGCTTCGAATGTTCAACATGTAAAAGCCATTGTGGATGAGATAGAGGAAAAAGAACCAATGCATATTTTGAGAATTGAAGGCAAAGAAAGTTTCAGATGGGTTGTTATAGATTTTGGTGATATAATTCTTCATATCTTCCATGAAAAAGAGAGAGAATTTTATAACCTTGAACGATTGTGGATAGATGCTCAAAAGGTTGAGATTGCAGCATTGTAG
- the nadD gene encoding nicotinate (nicotinamide) nucleotide adenylyltransferase, translating into MKVALFGGTFNPIHIGHLIMAQYVLNFSQVQKVIFVPNGHPPHKVEDVADAFDRFEMVKLSIEDNPYFDISDFEIKKSNPSWTIDTLEYFSSIYERVYFIIGSDNLSEIVKWYKAEEILKRYPLIVLPRERNLCAIKKEIEKLSSKYAQDITLIQMPVIDISSTEIRKLISQDKSIRYMVHPKVEEYIKRKGLFKR; encoded by the coding sequence ATGAAAGTAGCTTTATTTGGAGGTACTTTTAATCCTATTCACATTGGACATCTAATTATGGCTCAGTATGTTTTAAATTTTTCACAAGTGCAAAAGGTTATATTTGTTCCAAATGGACATCCTCCGCACAAAGTTGAGGATGTAGCAGATGCGTTCGACAGGTTTGAAATGGTTAAGCTTTCAATAGAAGATAATCCATATTTTGATATAAGCGATTTTGAAATCAAAAAAAGTAACCCAAGCTGGACAATAGATACACTTGAGTATTTTTCATCTATATATGAAAGAGTATATTTCATTATTGGAAGTGACAATCTGTCAGAGATAGTGAAGTGGTACAAGGCTGAAGAAATTCTGAAAAGATACCCTCTTATTGTTCTTCCACGAGAAAGAAATTTGTGTGCGATAAAAAAGGAAATAGAAAAGCTTTCTTCTAAATATGCTCAAGATATTACTTTGATTCAGATGCCTGTTATTGATATATCTTCAACAGAGATAAGAAAACTAATTTCTCAGGACAAAAGTATAAGATATATGGTTCATCCAAAGGTGGAAGAATATATTAAGAGAAAGGGGCTTTTCAAAAGGTGA
- a CDS encoding LCP family protein, with protein MKKIRIKKEAKMFLASFLATVAVIFLLIVVTALYYKNTKTLPPIINSLIEKVTNTETSGLENNLPMNILVLGGDEKEGGRSDTIMLVRIQKDFQPIIISIPRDTRVKIEGIKGYSKINAAYAFGKSKLAIKTVEDLLGIKIDRYVALNYEAVKKIVDAVGGVDVEVPFHLYYKDTTPGKELFIDIPAGLQHLDGEKAVEFLRWRHNSNGKEYGRGGDLGRIEMQKKFVFALIEKVLKPQNLIKLPSIIQTATKYVDHNFTRNEMVWFVQNAGKFSSQNIMTAVLPGYPKYIDKVSYYILDEGKCKQLVKDLNEPEIIKEDIRIKVIGETGSEKAALLKSELESKGYINVGLESQKSIQNSTIELKRINRKYLEQLKNDIDLSTFQVVYSPDYEEKYDIYIKIK; from the coding sequence GTGAAGAAGATACGAATCAAAAAAGAAGCAAAGATGTTTTTGGCATCTTTTTTAGCTACTGTAGCGGTTATATTTTTGCTTATTGTTGTAACAGCTTTGTATTATAAAAATACAAAGACACTTCCGCCAATTATAAATAGTCTAATTGAAAAGGTTACAAATACTGAAACAAGCGGGCTTGAGAATAATTTGCCGATGAACATTTTGGTTCTTGGAGGAGATGAAAAAGAAGGTGGAAGGTCAGACACTATAATGCTTGTACGTATACAAAAAGATTTCCAACCAATTATTATTTCTATTCCAAGGGATACAAGAGTAAAAATAGAGGGCATAAAAGGATATTCAAAAATCAATGCTGCATATGCATTTGGCAAGTCAAAATTGGCCATAAAAACTGTAGAAGATCTTCTGGGTATAAAAATTGACAGGTATGTGGCTCTAAATTATGAAGCGGTCAAAAAAATTGTTGATGCAGTTGGTGGAGTGGATGTTGAAGTTCCTTTTCATTTATATTACAAAGATACAACACCAGGCAAAGAGCTTTTTATAGATATTCCTGCTGGTCTTCAACATTTGGATGGAGAAAAGGCAGTTGAGTTTTTGCGCTGGCGACACAATTCAAATGGCAAAGAGTATGGTAGAGGCGGAGATTTGGGTAGAATTGAGATGCAGAAAAAATTTGTGTTTGCTTTGATTGAAAAGGTATTAAAGCCACAAAACCTTATAAAACTTCCAAGTATTATCCAGACAGCAACAAAGTACGTTGACCACAATTTTACAAGAAATGAGATGGTTTGGTTTGTCCAAAATGCAGGAAAATTCAGTAGTCAAAATATAATGACAGCTGTATTACCGGGATATCCCAAGTATATTGATAAAGTTTCTTACTATATATTGGATGAAGGGAAATGTAAGCAGCTTGTTAAAGATTTAAATGAACCAGAAATAATAAAGGAGGATATCAGAATAAAAGTAATAGGAGAAACTGGCAGTGAAAAAGCAGCTTTGCTCAAAAGCGAGCTTGAATCAAAAGGATATATAAATGTTGGGTTGGAGAGTCAAAAGAGTATTCAAAATTCTACAATTGAGCTAAAGAGAATTAACAGAAAATATCTTGAACAATTAAAAAATGATATTGACCTTTCAACTTTTCAGGTGGTTTATTCACCAGACTATGAGGAAAAGTATGATATTTATATTAAAATAAAATAA